In Cicer arietinum cultivar CDC Frontier isolate Library 1 chromosome 7, Cicar.CDCFrontier_v2.0, whole genome shotgun sequence, a single window of DNA contains:
- the LOC101497336 gene encoding transcription factor bHLH25-like, whose product MEEINNTPMNTSETNKWLSDLEIDEYNLFPEESNLNFLDADEDEFVSHDIASVFEEQTKQQCLTSECTSTTLSNSFTDETCFESFDFDFDFERQTKQLKTIDNDNNIIDTFSTKVSSSSSNSSFQSQILCFDPSINTQQNEVVSVSQPQLGTKGSSKNQNLESQNKRSRANSHDHIMAERLRREKLSVSFIALGALIPGLKKMDKATVLADAIKYVKELKERLEVLEEQRNKRKADSVEKQTKADLCSDDEYSSSDESIEGAAESQFQVDAKVSGKEILIRIHCKKQKGLLVKIISEIQRFQLFVVKNSLLPFGESILDITVIAQMGEGYNLTTKELVKNLREAALKFMSLS is encoded by the exons ATGGAGGAAATCAACAACACACCAATGAACACATCAGAAACTAACAAATGGTTATCTGATTTG gAAATTGATGAATACAATTTATTTCCTGAGGAAAGCAACCTGAATTTCCTTGATGCTGATGAGGATGAGTTTGTTTCACATGACATAGCTAGTGTCTTTGAGGAACAGACCAAACAACAATGTTTGACTTCAGAGTGTACTTCCACAACTCTCAGCAACTCATTTACTGATGAAACATGTTTTGAGTCTTTTgactttgattttgattttgagagaCAAACCAAACAGCTGAAAACAATTGATAATGACAATAACATCATTGACACCTTTTCAACAAAAGTTTCTTCATCGTCATCTAACTCATCTTTTCAATCTCAGATTCTTTGTTTTGACCCTTCCATAAACACACAACAGAACGAGGTAGTGTCAGTGTCTCAACCCCAATTGGGAACAAAAGGGTCctcaaaaaatcaaaacttggaATCACAAAACAAGAGGTCTCGAGCTAACTCTCATGATCATATCATGGCCGAGAGATTGCGAAGAGAGAAACTCAGCGTTAGCTTCATTGCTCTTGGAGCTCTCATTCCTGGCCTAAAGAAG ATGGACAAAGCTACTGTATTAGCAGATGCTATCAAATATGTGAAAGAGCTTAAAGAACGTTTGGAAGTATTGGAAGAACAGAGGAATAAAAGAAAGGCAGATTCAGTGGAGAAACAGACGAAAGCAGATCTGTGTAGCGATGATGAGTACTCATCATCTGATGAAAGCATTGAAGGTGCTGCAGAGTCACAATTCCAAGTGGATGCAAAGGTGTCA GGGAAAGAGATACTGATTAGAATCCATTGCAAGAAGCAGAAGGGACTACTTGTTAAAATCATCTCCGAGATTCAAAGATTTCAACTATTTGTTGTCAAAAACAGTCTCTTACCCTTTGGGGAATCTATCCTTGACATCACTGTCATTGCTCAG ATGGGAGAAGGGTACAACCTTACCACAAAGGAACTTGTCAAGAACCTACGTGAGGCAGCATTGAAGTTCATGTCACTGTCATAA
- the LOC101494527 gene encoding transcription factor bHLH18-like — MTSIDESWTNWLCDTEPDDYSLINQLDTNTDNVSNLESSNLERPSKLLKKGSSSTYSYILSFENENPQPIKVEQALNPKTKVMNSKNEHKRVNIQEINKKNYSFTRSTTNHTPDHIIAERIRREKISQQFIALSALIPNLKKMDKASVLGDAIKYVKQLKDQVKVLEEQSKRKQSVESIVAVKKLSQLFVDEDVSDTSSYCCNGNSDETLKRNLLLPEVEARLSGKSVMIRILCEKDKVVMVNVYRAIEKFHLSVINASSFSFGSSVLAITIIAQMEDEFNISVQKLAKNLSIELEKLKEW; from the exons ATGACTTCAATTGATGAATCGTGGACTAATTGGTTGTGTGATACG GAACCAGATGATTACAGTTTAATCAACCAATTAGACACAAACACAGACAATGTTAGTAATTTAGAGAGTAGTAACTTAGAGAGACCTTCCAAGTTACTCAAGAAAGGTTCTTCTTCCACTTACTCATACATTCTTTCGTTTGAAAATGAGAATCCACAACCAATTAAAGTTGAACAAGCCTTGAATCCAAAAACCAAAGTAATGAACTCAAAGAATGAACACAAACGAGTCAATATTCAAGAGATTAACAAGAAAAACTATTCATTTACCAGATCTACTACTAATCACACACCAGATCATATAATTGCTGAGAGAATAAGGAGAGAAAAAATTAGTCAACAGTTCATAGCTCTTTCAGCCCTTATTCCAAATCTAAAAAAG atGGATAAGGCCTCTGTGTTAGGTGATGCTATAAAGTATGTGAAGCAGTTGAAGGATCAAGTGAAAGTGTTGGAGGAACAAAGTAAAAGgaaacaaagtgtggaatcGATTGTGGCTGTGAAGAAATTGTCTCAACTTTTTGTGGATGAAGATGTTTCGGACACTTCTTCATATTGTTGTAATGGAAACTCTGATGAAACCTTAAAAAGAAATCTGTTGCTGCCAGAAGTTGAAGCTAGATTGTCGGGGAAGAGTGTGATGATTCGAATCCTTTGTGAGAAAGATAAGGTTGTGATGGTGAATGTATATAGAGCGATAGAGAAATTTCATTTATCCGTAATCAATGCGAGTTCGTTTTCATTTGGTTCCTCTGTTTTAGCCATAACCATCATTGCTCAG ATGGAGGATGAGTTCAATATAAGCGTCCAGAAACTGGCAAAAAACCTGAGTATTGAACTGGAGAAATTGAAGGAGTGGTAA
- the LOC101497663 gene encoding transcription factor bHLH19 — MIQISSTNYQPELFGMEDPTFFDDQEYTMDSFAFHFDDIDFKPFSASPESFSSHNSNHKRFNSESPNLSVASVQPTKQLKTTWNNTYGSDSMNKNIIPKASNSSPSSKIISFDFDHSNTSSVSSQQFYNMVKKPKTEIAYGKNLNFEAVISQGDYDNKLENKVSTTTTTQRNSIQARDHVMAERKRREKLSQKFIVLSSMIPGLKKMDKATILEDAISYLKQLKERVNTLEEQAAVDRTVESAVFAKRSILFADDDHNSSCDENADQSVPKIEARVSGKDMLLRIYCDKHNGRAATAILCELEKHHLTIQSSCAFPFGNNYLDITIVAKMNKEYCLTIKDLIRSISQVLRQLI, encoded by the exons ATGATTCAAATTTCATCAACCAACTACCAACCTGAATTATTT gGAATGGAGGATCCTACTTTCTTTGATGATCAAGAATACACAATGGATTCATTTGCATTTCACTTTGATGATATTGATTTCAAACCTTTCTCAGCATCTCCAGAGAGTTTTTCCTCTCATAATAGCAATCACAAGCGTTTTAATTCTGAAAGTCCTAACCTATCTGTTGCATCAGTACAACCaacaaaacaactcaaaactACTTGGAATAATACTTATGGAAGTGATTCCATGAATAAGAATATTATTCCAAAGGCTTCTAATTCATCTCCATCTTCCAAAATcatttcttttgattttgaCCACTCCAATACATCTTCAGTTAGTTCTCAACAATTCTACAACATGGTGAAGAAGCCTAAAACTGAGATTGCATATGGCAAAAACTTGAATTTTGAGGCAGTAATTTCTCAAGGTGATTATGATAATAAACTAGAGAACAAGGTTTCCACAACAACGACGACTCAAAGAAACTCAATCCAGGCTCGAGATCACGTAATGGCCGAACGAAAACGAAGGGAGAAGCTCAGTCAGAAGTTCATTGTTCTTTCCTCCATGATTCCTGGACTCAAAAAG ATGGACAAGGCAACTATTTTGGAAGATGCTATAAGTTATTTGAAGCAATTAAAGGA AAGAGTGAATACTTTGGAGGAACAAGCAGCCGTCGACCGAACAGTCGAGTCAGCTGTTTTTGCGAAGAGATCAATTCTCTTTGCTGATGATGATCATAACTCGTCTTGCGACGAGAACGCAGACCAATCAGTCCCTAAAATTGAAGCAAGAGTTTCTGGAAAAGATATGCTCTTAAGAATCTATTGTGACAAACACAATGGCAGAGCTGCAACTGCAATACTTTGTGAATTGGAAAAACATCATCTCACTATTCAGAGTAGTTGTGCTTTTCCATTTGGAAATAACTATCTTGACATAACCATTGTTGCTAAG ATGAATAAAGAATACTGCTTGACAATAAAGGATCTGATAAGAAGTATAAGTCAGGTTTTGAGGCAGCTCATTTGA